A stretch of the Polyangiaceae bacterium genome encodes the following:
- the corA gene encoding magnesium/cobalt transporter CorA: MEEEAPKSLRRIAPTVSLFLKKNPPVGARPGALVIGKDAPKPRIHVMAYDADHLHEGDLDRVSELRELMRSHAVTWVDVQGLGDEKVLRQLADLFALHPLALADVVNVPQRPKTESYEGQQLFICGMLRLDENGDLHNEQVSVFIGKGYLLTFQERHGDLFDPVRSRLRDNVGMLRGSGADYLAYSIIDTIVDGYYPLLEVFADELEVLEERVMKRPRPELLMRVHEVKRTLLLVRRAVWPLRDALSSLIRDPVPMVTDSARIYLRDTYDHCIQVSEMAESYRELVSELTNTYMSVISNRTNDVMRLLTVVTTIFIPLTFIVGVYGMNFEHMPELKWPNGYFIVLGGMGLLGVGLLIYFRVRGWLGVPDEPNEVDDD; encoded by the coding sequence ATGGAAGAGGAAGCACCGAAGTCGCTGCGCAGGATCGCGCCGACCGTCTCGCTCTTCCTCAAGAAGAACCCGCCGGTGGGCGCGCGGCCCGGCGCCCTGGTCATCGGCAAGGACGCTCCGAAGCCGCGCATCCACGTCATGGCTTACGACGCGGATCACCTGCACGAAGGCGACCTCGATCGCGTCTCCGAGCTGCGTGAGTTGATGCGTTCGCACGCCGTCACGTGGGTGGACGTACAGGGGCTCGGCGACGAGAAGGTGCTGCGTCAGCTCGCGGATCTGTTCGCGCTGCACCCGCTCGCGTTGGCCGACGTCGTCAACGTGCCGCAGCGACCGAAGACCGAGAGCTACGAGGGCCAGCAGCTCTTCATCTGCGGCATGCTGCGCCTGGACGAGAACGGGGACCTGCACAACGAGCAGGTCAGCGTCTTCATCGGCAAGGGTTATCTCTTGACCTTCCAGGAGAGACACGGCGACCTGTTCGATCCAGTGCGGTCGCGCCTCCGCGACAACGTCGGCATGCTGCGCGGCTCCGGCGCGGACTACCTCGCCTACTCGATCATCGACACCATCGTGGACGGATATTACCCGTTGCTCGAGGTCTTCGCGGACGAGCTCGAGGTGCTGGAGGAGCGGGTGATGAAGCGCCCGCGGCCGGAGCTCCTCATGCGCGTGCACGAGGTGAAGCGCACGCTGCTCCTGGTGCGGCGCGCGGTCTGGCCGCTCCGCGACGCGCTCTCCAGCTTGATCCGCGATCCCGTGCCGATGGTCACCGACTCGGCGCGGATCTACCTGCGTGACACCTACGACCACTGCATCCAGGTCTCGGAAATGGCCGAGAGCTACCGCGAGCTGGTGAGCGAGCTCACGAATACTTACATGTCCGTGATCTCGAACCGCACCAACGACGTGATGCGGCTGCTCACCGTGGTGACGACCATCTTCATTCCGCTGACCTTCATCGTGGGCGTGTACGGCATGAACTTCGAGCACATGCCGGAGCTCAAGTGGCCGAACGGCTACTTCATCGTGCTCGGCGGCATGGGCCTCTTGGGCGTCGGCCTGCTGATCTACTTCCGTGTCCGCGGCTGGCTGGGCGTGCCGGACGAGCCGAACGAAGTGGATGACGACTGA
- a CDS encoding SUMF1/EgtB/PvdO family nonheme iron enzyme, with translation MLLVPGGTLWLGSPAGSGSADERPEQKVSVAEYCLDAREVSVADYRACESNRACEALPTEVRLLSPLPEAEHKAQSAQCSANLADNADLPASCVSFEEATRYCAWKGLRLPSEPEWEWAATGGDDKLAWPWGQALPSDENACWNRRVPCRVGSRKAGAFDIHDLAGGVSEWTSTAYGPYGGAAPDASKKVVRGGNWESTKEDALRPEKRAAHPASYRDVTLGFRCAKDR, from the coding sequence ATGCTGCTCGTACCGGGCGGCACGCTCTGGCTCGGCTCGCCCGCGGGCAGCGGCAGCGCCGACGAGCGCCCCGAGCAGAAGGTGTCCGTAGCCGAATACTGTCTCGATGCCCGCGAGGTGAGCGTGGCGGACTATCGTGCGTGTGAGTCGAACAGAGCCTGTGAAGCGCTGCCCACCGAGGTGCGCCTGCTCTCTCCGCTCCCCGAGGCCGAGCACAAGGCGCAGAGCGCGCAGTGCAGCGCCAACCTCGCCGACAACGCCGACCTGCCCGCGAGCTGCGTGAGCTTCGAGGAGGCCACCCGCTACTGTGCGTGGAAGGGCCTGCGCCTGCCGAGCGAGCCGGAGTGGGAGTGGGCGGCGACCGGAGGCGACGACAAGCTCGCCTGGCCCTGGGGTCAGGCGCTGCCTTCGGACGAGAACGCTTGCTGGAATCGGCGCGTGCCGTGCAGGGTCGGCAGCAGGAAGGCCGGCGCCTTCGACATCCACGACCTCGCCGGCGGCGTCAGCGAGTGGACGAGCACGGCCTACGGCCCGTACGGCGGCGCCGCCCCGGACGCGAGCAAGAAGGTCGTGCGCGGCGGCAACTGGGAGAGCACGAAGGAAGACGCGCTCCGTCCGGAGAAGCGCGCAGCTCATCCGGCGAGCTACCGGGACGTGACGTTGGGCTTCCGCTGCGCGAAGGATCGCTGA
- a CDS encoding MmgE/PrpD family protein, with amino-acid sequence MTVVETLAEWVCAVEHGDVPERVRELTRAQIASVIAAIHAGQHSRDAGAVRTAVKGWAATGRASVIASGERWSVQDAVLVNSAYSMALDYDDYLYMGHTGHSAVLAGLALGEAESHAPKDVLTAMVLANELGGRVGASAVLGPQNGQAWSFIHAVEGAVVAAKLWRLSPVQTANALAIALYQPTFTLWPGFMGPGSKVLTAAHPTVVGMQAAAFARAGMTGAREIFEHPRKGFWASFSWAPLPKMLSGLGEAWVSDTLAFKRYPGCAYIDTTLDALFAVLAEYREATGRDLVPADVKRIVVDANLLSVEMDNLSSEHVRPGEPLSPVNVNFSIPFNVGIAVAAGAHDGAALSQEALDANDAAIREIVGKTELRHDWGMSLAVVRAFDGALGGGGTLGQLRPTQLAAVLAGYQKQLGGKKRTGVRPSALLGEWSTLGRMLGAARRRGGGRSGPRDFTRFRMVFPAQVRLETQDGERYQARQDIPIGAPGEPGRVEAAYAKLAREVSLPRERALALSDALRDFEANPVADTVRLSCGA; translated from the coding sequence ATGACGGTCGTCGAGACGCTCGCGGAGTGGGTGTGCGCCGTCGAGCACGGCGACGTGCCGGAGCGCGTTCGGGAGCTCACCCGCGCGCAGATCGCCAGCGTGATAGCCGCCATCCACGCCGGCCAGCACAGCCGCGACGCGGGCGCGGTACGGACTGCGGTGAAGGGCTGGGCTGCCACGGGTCGAGCCAGCGTGATCGCGAGCGGCGAGCGCTGGTCGGTCCAAGATGCCGTGCTCGTGAACAGCGCCTACTCCATGGCGCTCGACTACGACGACTACCTGTACATGGGGCACACCGGACACTCGGCGGTGCTCGCCGGCCTCGCTCTCGGCGAGGCGGAGAGCCACGCCCCGAAGGACGTGCTCACCGCCATGGTGCTGGCCAACGAGCTCGGCGGTCGGGTCGGCGCCAGCGCCGTGCTCGGCCCGCAGAACGGCCAGGCCTGGAGCTTCATCCACGCCGTGGAGGGCGCCGTGGTCGCCGCCAAGCTCTGGCGTCTCTCGCCCGTCCAGACGGCCAACGCGCTCGCCATCGCGCTCTACCAGCCCACCTTCACGCTCTGGCCCGGCTTCATGGGCCCCGGGAGCAAGGTGCTGACCGCGGCGCACCCGACCGTGGTGGGGATGCAGGCAGCCGCCTTCGCGCGCGCCGGCATGACCGGGGCGCGGGAGATCTTCGAGCACCCGCGCAAGGGCTTCTGGGCCTCTTTCTCCTGGGCGCCGCTGCCGAAGATGCTCTCCGGGCTGGGTGAAGCCTGGGTCAGCGACACGCTGGCCTTCAAGCGTTACCCCGGCTGCGCTTACATCGACACCACGCTCGACGCGCTGTTCGCCGTGCTCGCGGAGTATCGCGAGGCGACTGGACGCGATCTCGTGCCCGCAGATGTGAAGCGCATCGTCGTCGACGCGAACCTGCTCAGCGTCGAGATGGACAACCTGTCGAGCGAGCACGTGCGTCCGGGTGAGCCGCTCTCGCCTGTGAACGTCAACTTCTCCATCCCGTTCAACGTGGGCATCGCCGTCGCCGCCGGCGCCCACGACGGCGCTGCGCTGAGCCAGGAGGCCCTGGACGCGAACGACGCGGCGATCCGCGAGATCGTCGGCAAGACCGAGCTCCGTCACGACTGGGGCATGAGCCTGGCGGTGGTCCGGGCCTTCGACGGCGCTCTGGGCGGGGGTGGCACGCTGGGCCAGCTCCGGCCGACCCAGCTCGCCGCCGTGCTGGCCGGCTATCAGAAGCAGCTCGGCGGCAAGAAGCGCACGGGCGTGCGGCCGAGCGCGCTGCTCGGCGAGTGGAGCACGCTCGGCCGCATGCTCGGCGCCGCGCGGCGCCGCGGCGGTGGACGCTCCGGGCCCCGCGACTTCACGCGCTTCCGCATGGTGTTTCCGGCCCAGGTCCGCCTCGAGACCCAAGACGGCGAGCGCTACCAGGCGCGGCAGGACATTCCCATCGGAGCACCGGGAGAGCCGGGGCGAGTCGAAGCCGCGTACGCCAAGCTCGCGCGGGAGGTTAGCTTGCCCCGTGAGCGCGCCTTGGCGCTTTCAGACGCGCTCCGGGATTTCGAAGCCAACCCGGTGGCGGACACCGTGCGCCTTTCGTGCGGCGCGTGA
- a CDS encoding agmatine deiminase family protein, whose product MAASAAARQTRFRMPAEWEPHAATWLAWPHNETDWPGKGLMVEWVFVEMARLLHRRERVRLLVSSRAQRSHAKKKLAQEGVDLARVDFFVAPTNRSWTRDFLPSFVVDRQRRVAAVKWQFNGWARYPDWKRDDEAGDAVATRYAELVSRPAYRRHGKPARVVLEGGAIDVDGEGTLLATEQCLLSGPRARNRALGREGTERVFREELGVDKVLWLPEGIEGDDTSGHIDDFARFVAPGRVVLCQEKNRRDPNQRILARAAERLRGATDARGRKLEVVPLPMPEPVVFAGQRLPASYANFYLANGVLLVPTFNDPRDGQVLGVMRELFPKREVVGVFCRDLVLGLGTLHCSTQQEPG is encoded by the coding sequence ATGGCCGCTAGCGCTGCGGCAAGACAGACGCGCTTCCGCATGCCCGCCGAGTGGGAGCCCCACGCGGCGACCTGGCTCGCCTGGCCCCACAACGAGACGGACTGGCCCGGCAAAGGGCTGATGGTCGAGTGGGTGTTCGTGGAGATGGCTCGGCTGCTCCACCGCCGCGAGCGCGTGCGGCTGCTCGTCTCGAGCCGCGCCCAGAGGAGCCACGCCAAGAAGAAGCTCGCGCAGGAGGGCGTGGACCTCGCTCGCGTGGACTTCTTCGTCGCGCCCACCAATCGCTCCTGGACCCGGGACTTCCTTCCCAGCTTCGTGGTGGACCGCCAGCGGCGCGTCGCGGCCGTGAAGTGGCAGTTCAACGGCTGGGCGCGCTACCCGGACTGGAAGCGCGACGACGAGGCGGGCGACGCCGTCGCCACGCGCTACGCGGAGCTCGTGTCCCGACCGGCCTACCGCCGGCACGGCAAGCCGGCACGGGTCGTGCTGGAGGGCGGCGCCATCGACGTGGATGGCGAGGGCACGCTGCTCGCTACCGAGCAGTGCCTGCTCAGCGGGCCGCGGGCGCGCAATCGGGCTCTCGGCCGCGAGGGCACGGAGCGGGTGTTCCGCGAGGAGCTCGGCGTCGACAAGGTGCTGTGGCTGCCGGAGGGCATCGAGGGGGACGACACCAGCGGGCACATCGACGACTTCGCGCGTTTCGTTGCGCCAGGGCGCGTCGTGCTCTGCCAGGAGAAGAACCGGCGCGACCCGAACCAGCGCATCTTGGCCCGGGCGGCCGAGCGCCTGCGCGGCGCCACGGACGCCCGGGGGAGGAAGCTCGAGGTCGTGCCGCTGCCCATGCCGGAGCCCGTGGTGTTCGCCGGTCAGCGCTTGCCGGCGAGCTACGCGAATTTCTACCTGGCCAACGGCGTCCTGCTCGTCCCCACCTTCAACGACCCCCGGGACGGCCAGGTGCTCGGCGTGATGCGCGAGCTCTTCCCGAAGCGGGAGGTGGTCGGCGTATTCTGCCGCGATCTGGTGCTCGGTCTCGGCACTCTGCACTGCAGCACACAGCAGGAACCCGGATGA
- a CDS encoding carbon-nitrogen hydrolase, with protein MAKQSVKVGLVQMSTLDDKSANIDKALAQVRVAAGRGAQIVCLQELFASPYFCQVEDAALFDLGEAKDGPTVSAVAKVAQELGVVVLTSMFERRAPGLYHNTTVVLGTRGEELGVYRKMHIPDDPLFYEKFYFTPGDLGFMSVDTPFAKVGPLVCWDQWYPEGARLTALAGAQILFYPTAIGWHPQEKASHGAAQLAAWQTMQKSHAIANGVFVVAVNRVGHEGPNDGGLEFWGHSFVCDPAGVVLAEAGTGEETLVVELDLGRIEEQRRGWPFLRDRRIDAYAGLLERYLDRGK; from the coding sequence ATGGCCAAGCAGAGCGTGAAGGTCGGCCTCGTGCAGATGTCGACGCTGGACGACAAGAGCGCCAACATCGACAAGGCGCTGGCTCAGGTCCGGGTCGCGGCGGGGCGCGGCGCCCAGATCGTTTGCTTGCAGGAGCTGTTCGCCTCGCCCTACTTCTGCCAGGTCGAAGACGCGGCGTTGTTCGACCTGGGCGAGGCCAAAGACGGCCCCACCGTCTCGGCCGTCGCGAAGGTCGCCCAGGAGCTCGGCGTGGTGGTCCTGACCAGCATGTTCGAGCGCCGCGCGCCGGGCCTCTACCACAACACCACCGTCGTGCTCGGCACGCGGGGCGAAGAGCTGGGCGTGTACCGCAAGATGCACATCCCCGACGACCCGCTGTTCTACGAGAAGTTCTACTTCACGCCGGGTGATCTCGGCTTCATGAGCGTGGACACGCCCTTCGCCAAGGTCGGCCCGCTCGTGTGCTGGGACCAGTGGTACCCGGAGGGCGCGCGCCTCACCGCGCTGGCCGGGGCCCAGATCCTGTTCTACCCGACGGCCATCGGCTGGCACCCGCAAGAGAAAGCGTCGCACGGCGCGGCGCAGCTCGCCGCCTGGCAGACCATGCAGAAGAGCCACGCCATCGCCAACGGCGTGTTCGTGGTGGCGGTGAACCGCGTCGGCCACGAGGGGCCGAACGACGGCGGGCTCGAGTTCTGGGGCCACTCGTTCGTGTGCGATCCGGCTGGTGTGGTGCTCGCGGAGGCGGGCACCGGCGAGGAGACGCTGGTGGTCGAGCTCGACCTCGGACGCATCGAAGAGCAGCGTCGCGGCTGGCCGTTCTTGCGCGATCGCCGCATCGACGCCTACGCGGGGTTGCTCGAGCGCTACCTGGATCGGGGCAAGTGA
- a CDS encoding cupin domain-containing protein has protein sequence MDFDPARVVRREALFGGVGSVLVQALEESPLPAPFTTVLLCELSPGGRVGAHVQQTDSEIVVGLAGEAVLYVDGLAHALRPGGAAGLPLGGKLEIDNASAEAPFRYLIVKAAYLPSR, from the coding sequence ATGGACTTCGACCCCGCTAGGGTCGTCCGCCGCGAAGCCCTGTTCGGAGGCGTGGGCAGCGTGCTGGTCCAGGCGCTCGAAGAGAGCCCGCTGCCGGCGCCGTTCACCACGGTCCTGCTGTGCGAGCTCTCGCCGGGCGGTCGGGTCGGCGCCCATGTGCAGCAGACGGACTCCGAGATCGTCGTGGGCCTCGCGGGAGAGGCGGTGCTCTACGTGGACGGTCTGGCCCACGCGCTCCGCCCTGGCGGCGCTGCGGGTCTGCCTCTCGGGGGCAAGCTCGAGATCGACAACGCCAGCGCGGAAGCGCCGTTCCGCTACCTGATCGTCAAGGCCGCCTACTTGCCGTCGCGGTAG